The genomic DNA ACTCAAGACATACCGAAAAGGATGATTTCGATGCAAGAAAATTTATTTACTGCTCTTGATCACTACGAATCCGAGATGATTCGTTTACGCCGTGACTTTCACCGCCATCCGGAACTATCGTTTCAAGAAGTCCGGACGCCTGCTAAAATCGCTGCTTTTTACGATGGACTCGGTATTCCTTACCGTACAAACGTCGGTGGCAACGGCATCGTCGCCACGCTGACCGGCACTCGTCCCGGAAAAACAATCGCCGTTCGGGCCGATTTTGACGCGTTGCCGTTACAGGAAGAAACAGAATTGTCGTTTCGTTCAATCCATCCCGGTGTCATGCATGCTTGCGGACACGACGGGCATACCGCCATCGTTCTTGGACTCGCCGCTGCTTTTCAGGGCATTCAAGATGAATTAACAGGAACTGTCGTCTTTATCCATCAACACGGCGAAGAAGTCTTTCCAGGTGGTGCCATTCAAATGATCGAGGACGGCTGTCTCGACGGCGTTGATGCGATTTTCGGTACTCACCTCGAAAACGAGCTGCCAGTCGGCTCAATCGGTTATCACAGCGGTCATACGTTATGTGCCATCGATGAATTTGAAATCGTCGTTCATGGTCAAGGCGGTCATGCCCAAGCCCCGCACCGGACGCAGGACGCGCTCGTCGCCGGTGCACAGCTTGTCTGTAATCTTCAGCACCTCGTCAGCCGACGTGTTGACCCGTTCGAACCGGCAATCGTTGCGATCGGTTCTTTCCATGCCGGAACAGCACCAAACATCGTGACCGGTGAAGCCCGGATTGTCGGAGAGATCCGGACGTTCAACGAACAACTCCGTCATCAGTTGCGTCAACAGGTGGATCTCGTCGCCCGGACGACCTGCGCCGGCATCGGCGCTGATTATTCGATTGATTTCACGACCGGTTATCCGTCGCTTTGGAATCATCCGGATGAAACACAGCTCGTCCGGGAAGCGGCCAGCTTTTTACCCGAAGCACAGGTTCGTGAGATGAAACCGATGATGGCAGCGGATGATTTTGCCTATTACCTCGAGCAGATCCCGGGCAGTTACTTCTTCACCGGATCTGCGAAAACAGATGGCCGAACAATCTACCCACAACACCATCCGAAGTACGAAATCGATGAGCGGGCCTTACTGATTGGGGCGAAAACATTAGGAGCCACGGTTCTTCGCGCTCTACAAACATAAGGATTGACTTTCCACTTTTATGAATGGTATTATCATCCCAATGATAACGAACTTACATCAACTTCATATAACACTTATCAAGAGTGGACCGAGAGATCTGGATCGATGACGTCCCAGCAACCTGCGCACAGCAAGGTGCTACGACCAGCAAAGCGAAAGCTTTGGTTGATAAAAAGCGGCGACTCCTTTTGCAACCAAGCAAAGGAGTCGTTTTCGTTTTCTCGCTGTCA from Exiguobacterium sibiricum 7-3 includes the following:
- a CDS encoding M20 metallopeptidase family protein, which gives rise to MQENLFTALDHYESEMIRLRRDFHRHPELSFQEVRTPAKIAAFYDGLGIPYRTNVGGNGIVATLTGTRPGKTIAVRADFDALPLQEETELSFRSIHPGVMHACGHDGHTAIVLGLAAAFQGIQDELTGTVVFIHQHGEEVFPGGAIQMIEDGCLDGVDAIFGTHLENELPVGSIGYHSGHTLCAIDEFEIVVHGQGGHAQAPHRTQDALVAGAQLVCNLQHLVSRRVDPFEPAIVAIGSFHAGTAPNIVTGEARIVGEIRTFNEQLRHQLRQQVDLVARTTCAGIGADYSIDFTTGYPSLWNHPDETQLVREAASFLPEAQVREMKPMMAADDFAYYLEQIPGSYFFTGSAKTDGRTIYPQHHPKYEIDERALLIGAKTLGATVLRALQT